The nucleotide sequence TAATAGTCTGTAGCATTAGCTCCTACATACAGCATGATCTTACCATCAGCTGATATATTCAGGTTATTGGGCTTTACTGTATTATTTAGCACTATAAGGGCGTTATGGGGTAAAGATTGAGGGTTAGTTAATTTCACTAACACGTTCCATCCTGCAGGTACGTAAATTCTCATTTGACCATTAGAAGTGCCATTATAGTTTAGGGAACTTCCTTGTACAACTAGATAAATGAACACTGTTTTATTACTGGGGTTATACTGTAGTTGATAGGCTCCTGGGGGTAACGTACTTGATGTAGTAGTAGACGTAGTAGTTGTTGTAGTTGATGTGGTCGTGGTGGAACTAGTGGTAGATGTACTTGATGTAGTAGTGGAAGAAGAGGACGTGGAAGATGACATTGATGAAGTACTCGTTGTTGTGGGTGTTGTAGTCGTACTTGAGCTAGTAGATGAGATACTACTCATACTACTACTGGACGATGTAGTACTACTGGTTGGTGTTCCATGGTTAAAACTCATTATGGCGAAAACACCTGCAATTATTACGATAATTACTACGACCGCTATTATGACTATTGTCGAGGTCTTCATAGGTTCATGAATAGGCACATTCTTTATATACTTTATCCAAAATTTTTTGTACATAAAAATTCTTAAAATAAATTCGGTTTAAGTTACTCTTTTTCATTGCATCTAGTTCTATTTCACCCAAGAGATTTTAATTTCTAACATTCCTGAAGAACAAGAAGAAAAGAACTGTTGCTAGGCTATAGAGTGATCCAGTTATTATGAAGGGTAATACGTAATTACCTATATTAAAATAAAAACCGCCAATACTAGGTCCAAAGGCTCTGGGAATGGAGCTCATCAAGTTAACTATTCCGTTCGCCCTACCTCTTTCGTTCTCTGGGACTAACTTCAGCACCATAGCCTGGAATACAGGAGAGGTCATATTCATCAATGCATTTCTTGTCACAAAAATTATTGAACCGATGATGAATGATGGAGAAAAAGGAAGTAAGAAAAGTAGGGCAATTGCAGTCGCATGTAAGTATACTATTGTTTTCACTCCTCCAATCTTCTCAGCTATAATAACTGAGAAATAAGTGCTAAAAGCCAATGTCAGTTCTGCTATTGCAAACACTGGACTCATCTGTGAACTAGTTACCCCAAATCTGAGGTTAAACCAGAGTGACATAAGTGGGATCACTAGTCCTGCCCCTAGACCTATTAAAGCCTCCGTTGAGAACTTTCCTATTGTCCCTAGACTCTTAAGAGCGATATTTCTGTAGCCTTTATAACTCTCCTTAACTGGAATTAGTAGTAGCAGGGAAATTAAGTTAACGACTACCTCAATTAGCAATATCTCCTTATAAGTTAGTACTAGTGGGAATAGACTTCCAGCGACTGATAACAGTATTGATAGACTTTGCCTAACTCCTAAAAGTCTCTGAAAGCTTTCAGATTTTTCCGCTAGTAAAGACATTATTAAACTCCCTGATCCCCAACTCTGATAGAACAAATAAGCTAAAGGATATCCTAGAAACAAGAAGAATATAGATAGTGTACTTATACCCCTACTTATTATGGAGAACTTTTTCCTCCCATACATATCCCCTAGAAAAGAGAGGGTTAAGGAAATCAGTGCACCAATGATTATTGACCCTGATAATAGCTCACCAATGGTCAAAGGACTAAGTCCTAAAGAAAGGAGATAAAGGGACATAATTATAGTGTTAGCCCCCATGGATATACCGAAAATCGATGACGATATAACGAGCAAAAAACTCTCGTATTTAGTCATATTTTAGTATAATATTAGTCACTTTATAAAAAATATGTCGATTAAGGATAACTAAATAACTAACATAAATACCTTATTTAGTTATAGTTTCTCTACGTGGAGTAGTAAAATAAGACGGTTCAACCTCTTCACGACATGAACTCTGTGACAACAGATAGAGTCTAACTTCATTAACTCTATTTAGAGCACAGCTAAATAGGTGTGGCACTCTTACGTTAAACGTGGACAACCATTATTCCAATAACTTGAGAGTTCTCCTTGAAAATTACTTACTTTGTTTTTGTAACAGCTTAACTGAAAATCTCTTCAAGTAACTTCTGACATCATGGAAGACTATATTGTCGTGTGGACAAGCCTCTACGCAATCGCCTACACCTATACACTTAAACGACTTAAATTCTCCTTTTTTGATGAAATTTGCCCTCATGTCCGTCAGTCCAACAGGACATGCTAACGCACAGTCTACAGTTTTACAGTTCAGACACTGTTGAGGATCCTTTACCTTCAGCTTAAAGAGACCTAAATACCCGAAGAACTGGTTAAATGTCCCCCAAGCACATATACCCTCAGTTACACATGCGTAGTTCCCTAAAAATGGCATAAACATGAACTGGAAATACCAAATAACATTAAAGTAAAGACTTGCATAGAATTTTGTAGCGTCATTGCCTAATACTGAAAATGAAATTACTCCCTCGTAGTTGAAATAGGACAGGACAGCAAATACAATCAAAGACGCCCAAACTGTAATCATAACCCACTTATACCAATTAGCCATCCTAGAGGTCAGTGTCTTTCTCCCCAGCTTAGAACTCCTATTGTATTTCCTCATAGATCCTTGAAATGTGCCCTGTAACATGAATGGGGCTGTACAAGTGACAGAGCATATTTGCCTACCTCCAAATAGAAATGAGAGAACTGCTGTAACTGCAAAGGTTCCTATTATTCCGTCAATCAAGTATGACGGTTCCACAGGACCATAAGTCCCTAAACCATTAAACCACATATATGGAATATACTGTACGCTGTTTGATATTGGGGAGAAAGTAGGTAGCCAAATGCTATAAAACG is from Sulfolobus acidocaldarius DSM 639 and encodes:
- a CDS encoding MFS transporter → MTKYESFLLVISSSIFGISMGANTIIMSLYLLSLGLSPLTIGELLSGSIIIGALISLTLSFLGDMYGRKKFSIISRGISTLSIFFLFLGYPLAYLFYQSWGSGSLIMSLLAEKSESFQRLLGVRQSLSILLSVAGSLFPLVLTYKEILLIEVVVNLISLLLLIPVKESYKGYRNIALKSLGTIGKFSTEALIGLGAGLVIPLMSLWFNLRFGVTSSQMSPVFAIAELTLAFSTYFSVIIAEKIGGVKTIVYLHATAIALLFLLPFSPSFIIGSIIFVTRNALMNMTSPVFQAMVLKLVPENERGRANGIVNLMSSIPRAFGPSIGGFYFNIGNYVLPFIITGSLYSLATVLFFLFFRNVRN
- a CDS encoding sulfocyanin-like copper-binding protein, with amino-acid sequence MKTSTIVIIAVVVIIVIIAGVFAIMSFNHGTPTSSTTSSSSSMSSISSTSSSTTTTPTTTSTSSMSSSTSSSSTTTSSTSTTSSTTTTSTTTTTTSTTTSSTLPPGAYQLQYNPSNKTVFIYLVVQGSSLNYNGTSNGQMRIYVPAGWNVLVKLTNPQSLPHNALIVLNNTVKPNNLNISADGKIMLYVGANATDYYGNGIYGGQSAVGVLPNIPAGYYWIACGIYSHAESGMWVVLVASNSVTVPYAIVIS
- a CDS encoding 4Fe-4S binding protein encodes the protein MDNLKILSSFVDYIFRHSYIFTILVVLLIPFLTVPVTFATMVFIGFLFQSVYYKRLSLTNYPYKLIDILSVLVVVYSFEFLSQAYNLPMYYTVVLGLVVSTYLMYRVKFGIERKVNYLSNPRVAFLLLFQAFSLSWFASGILNFETGMISSAMGLYSNFGFFPLTNPLFALMDFLSVFATITASPWFMINMGIWLGLLGSFRVLELNKLENKIRYLLMMFAYAFYSIWLPTFSPISNSVQYIPYMWFNGLGTYGPVEPSYLIDGIIGTFAVTAVLSFLFGGRQICSVTCTAPFMLQGTFQGSMRKYNRSSKLGRKTLTSRMANWYKWVMITVWASLIVFAVLSYFNYEGVISFSVLGNDATKFYASLYFNVIWYFQFMFMPFLGNYACVTEGICAWGTFNQFFGYLGLFKLKVKDPQQCLNCKTVDCALACPVGLTDMRANFIKKGEFKSFKCIGVGDCVEACPHDNIVFHDVRSYLKRFSVKLLQKQSK